A genomic stretch from Lysobacter ciconiae includes:
- a CDS encoding sel1 repeat family protein — translation MLPRLLFRALLAPCLFALAFTAAAAPPAEDPLDDPVMLSAGFLAGHPDLNYRIEGQKALDHGRLQDALAYFRRASLYADKASQAMVGEMLWQGRGTEVDRPLAYAWMDLAAERGYRGFLRFREQYWEQLDQAERDRAVAEGQAVYARYGDAVAQPRMAAVLRRARSQVTGSRTGFVGSLKIVTTGPAGESINIDGSQFHDERYWDPKQYAAWQDSIWMNPRVGTVNVGETEVLPRREPGS, via the coding sequence ATGCTCCCTCGGCTGCTGTTTCGCGCGCTGCTCGCGCCCTGTCTGTTTGCCCTTGCTTTCACCGCCGCCGCGGCGCCGCCGGCGGAGGATCCGCTGGACGATCCGGTGATGCTTTCAGCGGGCTTCCTGGCCGGCCACCCCGACCTGAACTACCGCATCGAGGGCCAGAAGGCGCTCGACCACGGCCGCCTGCAGGACGCGCTGGCGTACTTCCGTCGCGCCAGCCTCTACGCCGACAAGGCCTCGCAGGCGATGGTCGGCGAGATGCTCTGGCAGGGCCGCGGCACCGAGGTGGACCGGCCACTGGCCTACGCGTGGATGGACCTGGCCGCCGAGCGCGGCTACCGCGGTTTCCTCCGCTTCCGCGAGCAGTACTGGGAGCAGCTGGACCAGGCCGAGCGTGATCGCGCGGTGGCCGAAGGCCAGGCGGTCTACGCGCGCTACGGCGATGCAGTCGCCCAGCCGCGGATGGCGGCGGTGCTGCGCCGCGCGCGCAGCCAGGTCACCGGCAGCCGCACCGGCTTCGTCGGCTCGCTGAAAATCGTCACCACCGGTCCGGCCGGGGAGTCGATCAACATCGACGGCTCCCAATTCCACGACGAGCGCTACTGGGATCCGAAGCAGTACGCCGCGTGGCAGGACAGCATCTGGATGAATCCGCGCGTGGGCACGGTCAACGTGGGCGAAACCGAGGTGCTGCCCAGGCGGGAACCCGGGTCCTGA
- a CDS encoding NAD(P)/FAD-dependent oxidoreductase, producing the protein MDLKSGYPFWAVKNGLMHAFEPLQSDTRCDVAIIGGGISGALIADTLSAAGHEVVLVEQRDIGWGSTAASTALLQYEIDTHLTELSTTLGEDNAVLAYRACVDAIGMLEEVANGLGDTGFERCESLYYASRARDTGKLREEYALRRRHGFDVRWLESGEIKERFGIPAPAAILNRPAASVDPYRLTYGLLTRLQKRGVGVHDRTRVASVVTRPRSVELALENGARLIAGHVIVAAGYEGENFLPSNVASNRSSYAFVTDSISRDELGALSTTMMWETARPYLYLRTTSDNRLLVGGEDDRVDIPRRRDAMVDRKARSLAKKAQKLFPHLDIAPTFSWAGTFAETSDGLPYFGPHPATGPRMLFAMAYGGNGITYSMLGAGLLRAMVEGKPHRLAPLFTFERLDT; encoded by the coding sequence ATGGATCTGAAAAGCGGCTACCCGTTCTGGGCGGTCAAGAACGGCCTGATGCATGCCTTTGAGCCGCTGCAAAGCGATACCCGTTGCGATGTCGCCATCATCGGCGGTGGCATCAGCGGCGCATTGATCGCCGATACGCTTTCCGCTGCCGGTCACGAAGTGGTGCTGGTCGAACAGCGCGACATTGGCTGGGGCAGCACGGCGGCGAGCACGGCCTTGCTGCAATACGAGATCGACACCCACCTGACCGAGCTCAGCACGACGCTGGGCGAGGACAACGCGGTGCTGGCCTACCGCGCGTGCGTCGACGCGATCGGCATGCTCGAGGAGGTCGCCAACGGTCTGGGCGACACGGGCTTTGAACGTTGCGAGAGCCTGTACTACGCCAGCCGGGCACGCGACACGGGGAAGCTGCGCGAGGAGTACGCGCTGCGCCGCCGGCACGGGTTCGATGTCCGTTGGCTGGAGTCGGGTGAGATCAAGGAACGCTTCGGCATCCCCGCGCCGGCGGCGATCCTCAACCGCCCGGCCGCCAGCGTGGATCCCTACCGGCTCACCTACGGCCTGCTCACCCGGCTGCAGAAGCGCGGCGTGGGCGTGCACGACCGGACCCGCGTGGCCAGCGTGGTCACGCGACCGCGATCGGTGGAGCTCGCGCTGGAGAACGGCGCACGCCTGATCGCGGGCCACGTGATCGTGGCGGCGGGCTACGAGGGCGAGAACTTCCTGCCCAGCAACGTCGCCAGCAACCGCAGCAGCTACGCATTCGTCACCGATTCGATCAGCCGCGATGAGCTGGGCGCGCTGTCCACGACGATGATGTGGGAAACCGCGCGACCCTACCTCTACCTGCGCACGACCTCGGACAACCGTCTGCTGGTGGGCGGGGAGGACGACCGCGTGGACATCCCGCGGCGCCGCGATGCGATGGTCGACCGCAAGGCGCGCTCACTGGCGAAGAAGGCGCAGAAGCTGTTTCCGCATCTCGACATCGCCCCGACGTTCTCATGGGCCGGGACGTTCGCCGAGACCAGCGACGGCCTGCCGTATTTCGGGCCGCATCCGGCGACCGGCCCGCGGATGCTGTTCGCCATGGCCTACGGCGGCAACGGCATCACCTACTCGATGCTGGGCGCGGGGCTGTTGCGGGCGATGGTGGAGGGCAAGCCGCACCGCCTGGCGCCGCTGTTCACCTTCGAGCGCTTGGACACCTGA
- a CDS encoding UvrD-helicase domain-containing protein — translation MHGLNPPQRAAVEHVEGPLLVLAGAGSGKTRVIVEKIAHLIASGRMPARRIAAITFTNKSAKEMRERVAKRIRGDGADGLTISTFHALGLRFLQIEHAKLGLRRGFSIFDSDDSGAQIKDLLGVGTKPDVLDGMRNLISRAKNAGLSPEQAMAEARSAREVEAATVYALYQARLTTFNAVDFDDLIRLPVQLLESDEECALAWRERIGYLLVDECQDTNDAQYRLLKSLAGPSGLFTVVGDDDQSIYAWRGANPDNLLSLETDYPSLRVIKLEQNYRCSNRVLRAANALIANNPHTHLKTLWSEQADGERIRIWECRDSAHEAEKVAAEIQFTATARQTPWSDFCILFRGNFQSRALEKALQQVGVPYHLTGGTAFLERGEVKDAMSWLRLIANPDDDAAFLRAVTSPKREVGATTLARLAELAQRAGMPMSRAAESVGALQQLPPRAGNALNTFVGIVRGLREDARKLPPSELVRVLAEKSGLLLAIRAQCKDEASFQRRKANLEELADWFDGGKGAGPGELAAQLTLLSHADKGEAGNQVRLMSLHGAKGLEFRYVFIVGVEDGTLPHDAALDEGSLEEERRLLYVGITRAKERLWLSYSKKAQKWGDTIRLKPSRFLDELPIAEIQRDGADPIADAAHKQERAAAGLAAIRALLDS, via the coding sequence ATGCACGGCCTCAACCCTCCCCAACGCGCCGCCGTCGAACACGTCGAAGGCCCCCTGCTGGTGCTCGCCGGTGCCGGCAGCGGCAAGACCCGCGTGATCGTGGAGAAGATCGCCCACCTGATCGCATCCGGCCGCATGCCGGCCCGGCGCATCGCGGCGATCACCTTCACTAACAAGTCGGCCAAGGAGATGCGCGAACGCGTCGCCAAGCGCATCCGCGGCGACGGCGCCGACGGCCTGACGATCTCCACCTTCCACGCGCTGGGCCTGCGCTTTTTGCAGATCGAACACGCCAAGCTCGGCCTGCGCCGCGGCTTCTCGATCTTCGACAGCGACGACAGCGGCGCGCAGATCAAGGACCTGCTGGGTGTGGGCACCAAGCCGGACGTGCTGGACGGCATGCGCAACCTGATCTCGCGCGCCAAGAACGCCGGCCTGTCGCCCGAGCAGGCGATGGCCGAAGCCCGCAGCGCGCGCGAAGTGGAGGCGGCCACCGTCTACGCGCTCTACCAGGCGCGCCTGACCACGTTCAATGCGGTCGACTTCGATGACCTGATCCGCCTGCCGGTGCAGTTGCTGGAGTCCGACGAGGAGTGCGCGCTGGCCTGGCGCGAGCGCATTGGCTACCTGCTGGTGGACGAGTGCCAGGACACCAACGACGCCCAGTACCGGCTGCTCAAGTCGCTGGCCGGGCCGAGCGGGCTGTTCACCGTGGTGGGCGATGACGACCAGTCCATCTACGCCTGGCGCGGCGCCAATCCCGACAACCTGCTGTCGCTGGAGACCGATTACCCGAGCCTGCGGGTGATCAAGCTGGAGCAGAACTACCGCTGCTCCAACCGCGTGCTGCGCGCGGCCAACGCGCTGATCGCCAACAACCCGCACACCCACCTCAAGACGCTGTGGAGCGAGCAGGCCGACGGCGAGCGCATCCGCATCTGGGAATGCCGCGACAGTGCGCATGAGGCGGAAAAGGTCGCCGCCGAGATCCAGTTCACCGCCACCGCCCGGCAGACGCCGTGGAGCGATTTCTGCATCCTGTTCCGCGGCAATTTCCAGTCGCGCGCGCTGGAGAAGGCGCTGCAGCAGGTCGGCGTGCCCTACCACCTGACCGGCGGCACCGCCTTCCTGGAGCGCGGCGAGGTCAAGGACGCGATGTCCTGGCTGCGCCTGATCGCCAATCCCGACGACGATGCCGCGTTCCTGCGTGCGGTGACCTCACCCAAGCGCGAGGTCGGCGCGACCACGCTGGCGCGACTGGCCGAACTGGCCCAGCGTGCCGGCATGCCGATGTCGCGCGCCGCCGAGTCGGTCGGCGCGCTGCAGCAGCTGCCGCCGCGTGCCGGCAATGCGCTGAACACCTTTGTCGGCATCGTCCGCGGCCTGCGCGAGGACGCACGCAAGCTGCCGCCGTCCGAACTGGTGCGCGTGCTGGCGGAGAAGTCCGGCCTGCTGCTGGCGATCCGCGCCCAGTGCAAGGACGAGGCGTCCTTCCAGCGCCGCAAGGCCAACCTGGAGGAACTCGCCGACTGGTTTGACGGCGGCAAGGGGGCCGGCCCGGGCGAGCTGGCCGCGCAGCTGACGCTGCTCTCGCACGCCGACAAGGGCGAGGCCGGCAACCAGGTGCGCCTGATGAGCCTGCACGGCGCCAAGGGCCTGGAATTCCGCTACGTGTTCATCGTCGGCGTCGAGGACGGCACGCTGCCGCACGATGCCGCCCTGGATGAAGGCAGCCTCGAGGAGGAGCGCCGGCTGCTGTACGTCGGCATCACCCGGGCCAAGGAACGGCTGTGGCTGTCGTACTCGAAGAAGGCGCAGAAGTGGGGCGACACGATCCGCCTCAAGCCGAGCCGCTTCTTGGACGAGCTGCCCATCGCCGAGATCCAGCGCGACGGCGCCGATCCGATTGCCGACGCGGCGCACAAGCAGGAGCGCGCGGCGGCCGGACTGGCGGCGATCAGGGCATTGCTGGACAGCTGA
- a CDS encoding thymidine kinase, with amino-acid sequence MAKLYFYYSAMNAGKTTNLLQSAHNYRERGMRVLILAPQLDSRAGSGTVASRIGLSAAATTFTPEQDLQSLVATDIAAHGELHCVLVDEAQFLHKPQVWQLSEVVDAFGIPVLCYGLRTDFRGELFEGSQYLLAWADEISEIKTICHSGSKATMTVRVDAQGRAVRDGPQVEIGGNERYLSVSRAEYKKVVRGEGSIDPMQPPLSLPPASD; translated from the coding sequence ATGGCGAAGCTCTATTTCTACTATTCGGCGATGAACGCCGGCAAGACCACCAACCTGCTGCAATCGGCGCACAACTACCGCGAGCGCGGGATGCGGGTGCTGATCCTGGCGCCGCAGCTGGACAGCCGCGCCGGCAGCGGCACGGTGGCCTCGCGTATCGGACTGAGCGCTGCGGCGACCACGTTCACTCCCGAGCAGGACCTGCAGTCGTTGGTCGCCACCGACATCGCCGCACACGGCGAGTTGCACTGCGTGCTGGTGGACGAGGCTCAGTTCCTGCACAAGCCGCAGGTCTGGCAGCTGAGCGAGGTGGTGGACGCGTTCGGTATCCCGGTGTTGTGCTACGGCCTGCGCACGGACTTCCGCGGCGAGCTGTTCGAGGGCAGCCAATACCTGCTGGCTTGGGCGGATGAGATCAGCGAGATCAAGACGATCTGCCACAGCGGCAGCAAGGCGACGATGACCGTGCGCGTGGATGCGCAGGGCCGCGCGGTGCGCGACGGACCCCAGGTCGAGATCGGCGGCAACGAGCGCTACCTGTCGGTATCGCGCGCCGAATACAAGAAGGTGGTCCGCGGCGAGGGGTCGATCGACCCGATGCAGCCGCCGCTGTCCCTGCCGCCGGCGAGCGACTGA